A portion of the Microbacterium hominis genome contains these proteins:
- a CDS encoding DUF5671 domain-containing protein — MADTPPAAPPASTASRGQTALRRILVFAILFALIVIAAVGVGGLLARALGLARVLATSDTDLARSLAFALVGVPLAGLLWWWQRRRLALDPGERASLVWALYLTAMTLTALIGATVELADAAAAGIDGRWAPASVAYGLVWSGVWVWHTWMRRTPAIAPTRLSTLPTLLGGAYGVVLGALGAVGAISTIVSAALVDRGALLVEDAAPIVGLLQALVWAGLGILAWWWHWHVDGGRVARGPFASVILVVITGAAAAATLFAAGTILWVLLRLVADPAPRAEVLAPLDTAVATALVAGLVWASHHAVVATRPEPVSRAARLVLAAVALVGAASGFGVVVNALLATIPATLVAGDPRSLLLGGLSALVVGFPVWWLAWHPERSATVVEAADTGRRVYLVVIFGVSAVVAIVTLLLIGFRVFDFFLGASGARGLVERVRAPLGLLSATAAVFAYHFAVWRRDRALVRAAAPAGAAPASVVAQVILVSEGDAADAAARLRAALGAKVTVWQAAAGQGQVGEADVDALVERLRSVATVRALVIAESGAAPRIVPLSG, encoded by the coding sequence ATGGCGGACACCCCACCTGCGGCGCCGCCGGCGTCGACGGCGTCACGCGGCCAGACGGCGCTGCGGCGCATCCTCGTCTTCGCGATCCTGTTCGCGCTCATCGTGATCGCCGCGGTGGGGGTGGGCGGGCTGCTCGCCCGCGCGCTCGGTCTCGCCCGCGTGCTGGCGACCTCCGACACCGATCTGGCGCGCTCGCTCGCCTTCGCGCTCGTCGGCGTGCCCCTGGCCGGCCTGCTGTGGTGGTGGCAGCGTCGTCGGCTGGCCCTCGACCCCGGCGAGCGGGCGTCGCTGGTGTGGGCGCTCTACCTCACGGCCATGACGCTCACCGCCCTCATCGGGGCCACCGTCGAGCTGGCCGACGCCGCGGCGGCCGGCATCGACGGGCGATGGGCGCCCGCCTCCGTCGCGTACGGCCTGGTCTGGTCCGGCGTCTGGGTCTGGCACACGTGGATGCGCCGCACGCCGGCGATCGCGCCGACCCGGCTGAGCACCCTGCCCACCCTGCTGGGCGGCGCCTACGGGGTGGTGCTGGGCGCCCTCGGCGCTGTCGGGGCGATCTCGACGATCGTCTCGGCGGCTCTGGTCGACCGGGGTGCGCTGCTGGTCGAGGATGCCGCGCCGATCGTGGGCCTGCTCCAGGCGCTGGTGTGGGCGGGGCTGGGCATCCTCGCCTGGTGGTGGCACTGGCACGTCGACGGCGGCCGCGTCGCGCGCGGCCCGTTCGCCTCGGTGATCCTCGTCGTGATCACCGGGGCCGCGGCGGCGGCGACGCTGTTCGCCGCCGGCACGATCCTGTGGGTCCTCCTGCGGCTGGTGGCCGATCCGGCCCCTCGCGCGGAGGTGCTCGCGCCGCTGGACACCGCCGTGGCCACGGCGCTGGTCGCGGGCCTCGTGTGGGCCTCCCACCACGCCGTCGTCGCCACGCGGCCGGAGCCCGTGTCCCGGGCCGCGCGACTGGTGCTGGCTGCCGTCGCGCTGGTGGGCGCGGCGAGCGGCTTCGGGGTGGTGGTGAACGCGCTGCTCGCGACGATCCCCGCGACCCTCGTCGCCGGCGACCCGCGGAGCCTCCTGCTGGGTGGGCTCAGCGCCCTGGTCGTCGGCTTCCCGGTGTGGTGGCTGGCGTGGCATCCCGAGCGCAGCGCGACCGTCGTCGAGGCGGCCGACACCGGGCGCCGGGTGTACCTCGTGGTGATCTTCGGGGTGAGCGCGGTCGTCGCGATCGTGACGCTGCTGCTGATCGGCTTCCGCGTCTTCGACTTCTTCCTCGGCGCGTCCGGAGCGCGCGGACTCGTCGAACGCGTGCGCGCGCCGCTGGGTCTGCTGAGCGCCACCGCCGCCGTCTTCGCGTACCACTTCGCCGTGTGGCGGCGCGATCGCGCACTCGTCCGCGCCGCCGCGCCCGCAGGGGCAGCCCCCGCGTCCGTGGTCGCGCAGGTGATCCTGGTGAGCGAGGGGGATGCCGCCGACGCGGCGGCTCGTCTGCGCGCGGCCCTCGGAGCGAAGGTCACGGTGTGGCAGGCGGCCGCCGGCCAGGGGCAGGTGGGCGAGGCCGACGTGGATGCACTCGTCGAACGGCTCCGGTCCGTCGCGACCGTGCGGGCGCTGGTGATCGCCGAGAGCGGGGCCGCCCCGCGCATCGTGCCTCTCAGCGGCTGA
- a CDS encoding transglutaminaseTgpA domain-containing protein, with translation MSSADTGTIRVRAGDAAPGPGRLARGAGARSGRPARGARRSGQLMLAIGVFAAMASTLLPLVRVIEPGVWLLGAVVLVAAILVTGYIARSFRLPAVAVSLLETAVWVVFVTIVFLRETALLGILPTPDTVRAVPGMIESAMNDIVTGVAPLEAGADLGLMIVGAVGILTIIIDHVVITARMPMLAAVALVAVSLIPAIAVPLEPDVPAFVLLAASILFLVRAETASRETDAETEVERDEPAPRPSGVAATALGIGAVGVVVALALTPALPQPVIRAGSSEFGTGIGLDATLQLGSDLRRPREVEIMLVRSSAPVPQYLRAATLSAFDGEIWRPDEPRTVQLDGLADIARVGVDDDIPFVDYTTSVQITNLVSEYLPVTYPAVGVEGLDGQWAAAPYNRTVLSQGGGTQGQTYEVMTQVPRPSLEQIRQSDAALSDPLNDSTQLPGDLPPVIAELAATVTAEATTDYDRAIALQRWFRSNQFEYSLEAPVDDGFDGSGAEAIAQFLDVREGYCIHFAAAFALMARTLEMPSRIVVGYLPGVATATTVDAQTVYSVSTSRSHAWPEVYFDGIGWIGFEPTNSLGTPTAFSSAQTGPGGQQDPNSPTAGPTTGPTSTATLSPEQLEEQQAQGLGSGTDETTTAWPAIGAALAVLLVLSLPALLRELRRRRQLEQTRQGDVMAAWTLVQDAAVDLGIPVPASDSPRAFGSRLVGEYGAPAEAVSLLVESVERASYAPWGSQFWQGDAVAKAAEQVAAAVMAGESRARRLLALTVPRSLIIRPGSVYAATAHAGEHPVHVSRP, from the coding sequence ATGTCGTCCGCTGACACCGGCACGATCCGCGTGCGCGCCGGCGACGCCGCGCCCGGGCCCGGCCGCCTCGCGCGCGGCGCCGGCGCCCGCTCCGGCCGTCCGGCACGCGGGGCACGCCGGAGCGGTCAGCTGATGCTCGCGATCGGCGTGTTCGCGGCGATGGCCTCCACGCTTCTTCCCCTCGTGCGTGTCATCGAGCCGGGGGTGTGGCTGCTGGGCGCGGTCGTGCTGGTGGCGGCGATCCTCGTGACCGGCTACATCGCGCGCTCCTTCCGCCTTCCCGCCGTGGCGGTGTCGCTGCTGGAGACCGCGGTCTGGGTCGTCTTCGTCACGATCGTCTTCCTGCGCGAGACCGCGCTGCTCGGCATCCTCCCGACTCCCGACACCGTGCGCGCGGTGCCGGGGATGATCGAGAGCGCGATGAACGACATCGTCACCGGCGTCGCGCCGCTGGAGGCGGGAGCCGATCTCGGGCTGATGATCGTGGGGGCCGTCGGCATCCTGACGATCATCATCGACCACGTCGTGATCACCGCGCGCATGCCGATGCTCGCCGCCGTCGCCCTGGTGGCCGTGTCGCTGATCCCGGCGATCGCGGTGCCGCTGGAGCCCGACGTGCCCGCGTTCGTGCTGCTGGCGGCATCCATCCTCTTCCTCGTGCGCGCCGAGACGGCCTCCCGCGAGACGGACGCCGAGACGGAGGTCGAGCGCGACGAGCCCGCTCCGCGCCCGTCGGGCGTGGCCGCCACCGCGCTCGGCATCGGCGCCGTCGGCGTCGTCGTCGCCCTCGCGCTCACGCCCGCGCTGCCGCAGCCGGTGATCCGCGCGGGGTCCAGCGAGTTCGGCACCGGCATCGGCCTGGATGCCACGCTGCAGCTCGGCAGCGACCTGCGGCGTCCGCGCGAGGTGGAGATCATGCTCGTGCGATCCAGCGCCCCGGTGCCCCAGTACCTGCGCGCGGCGACACTGTCGGCCTTCGACGGCGAGATCTGGCGCCCCGACGAGCCGCGCACGGTGCAGCTGGACGGCCTCGCCGACATCGCCCGCGTCGGCGTCGACGACGACATCCCCTTCGTCGACTACACGACGTCGGTGCAGATCACGAACCTCGTCTCCGAGTACCTGCCGGTCACCTACCCGGCGGTCGGCGTGGAGGGACTGGACGGACAGTGGGCGGCCGCGCCCTACAACCGCACGGTGCTCTCACAGGGGGGCGGCACGCAAGGGCAGACGTACGAGGTCATGACCCAGGTGCCGCGACCGTCGCTGGAGCAGATCCGCCAGAGCGATGCCGCGCTGTCGGACCCGCTCAACGACAGCACCCAGCTGCCGGGCGACCTGCCTCCGGTGATCGCCGAGCTCGCCGCCACGGTGACGGCCGAGGCCACGACCGACTACGACCGGGCGATCGCCCTGCAGCGCTGGTTCCGGTCGAACCAGTTCGAGTACTCGCTCGAAGCGCCCGTCGACGATGGCTTCGACGGCAGCGGCGCCGAGGCGATCGCCCAGTTCCTCGACGTGCGGGAGGGGTACTGCATCCACTTCGCGGCGGCCTTCGCCCTGATGGCGCGCACCCTCGAGATGCCCAGCCGCATCGTCGTCGGGTACCTGCCGGGTGTCGCCACGGCGACCACCGTCGATGCGCAGACCGTCTACTCCGTGTCGACGTCGCGCTCGCACGCGTGGCCCGAGGTGTACTTCGACGGCATCGGCTGGATCGGCTTCGAGCCGACCAACAGCCTCGGCACCCCCACGGCCTTCAGCTCCGCCCAGACGGGGCCGGGAGGACAGCAGGACCCCAACTCCCCGACCGCCGGGCCGACCACCGGGCCGACCTCCACCGCCACGCTCTCCCCCGAGCAGCTCGAGGAGCAGCAGGCCCAGGGGCTGGGCTCGGGCACCGACGAGACGACCACCGCGTGGCCGGCGATCGGCGCCGCCCTCGCCGTGCTGCTGGTGCTGTCGCTGCCCGCATTGCTGCGAGAACTGCGCCGCCGCCGTCAGCTCGAGCAGACGCGGCAGGGCGATGTGATGGCCGCGTGGACCCTGGTGCAGGACGCCGCCGTCGACCTCGGGATCCCCGTGCCCGCCAGCGACAGCCCGCGCGCCTTCGGATCACGACTCGTCGGAGAGTACGGCGCCCCCGCCGAGGCCGTCTCCCTGCTGGTCGAGTCGGTCGAGCGCGCGAGCTACGCCCCGTGGGGGTCGCAGTTCTGGCAGGGCGACGCGGTCGCGAAGGCCGCCGAGCAGGTCGCCGCGGCCGTGATGGCCGGCGAGAGCCGCGCACGCCGGCTGCTCGCGCTCACCGTGCCGCGGTCGCTGATCATCCGGCCGGGCAGCGTGTACGCCGCCACCGCCCACGCCGGCGAGCACCCGGTGCACGTGTCGCGCCCCTGA
- a CDS encoding dodecin, with translation MTNHTYRVTEIVGTSPDGTDAAIRNGIERASQTLRHIDWFEVVSTRGHLEDGAIHHFQVTLKVGFRLEDADG, from the coding sequence ATGACCAACCACACCTATCGCGTGACAGAGATCGTCGGGACCTCGCCGGACGGAACGGACGCAGCCATCCGCAACGGGATAGAGCGAGCGTCACAGACGCTTCGCCACATCGATTGGTTCGAGGTGGTGTCGACGCGGGGACATCTCGAGGACGGCGCCATCCATCACTTCCAAGTGACGCTCAAAGTCGGCTTCCGCCTCGAAGACGCCGACGGTTAG
- a CDS encoding AAA family ATPase: protein MTDTAMTDAVPGAPDTDAAPLSGEDFTRLTDGILASVSRVIDGKPGAVRSALVCLLAEGHLLIEDVPGVGKTMLARALAASVDATVRRIQFTPDLLPGDVTGVSVFNPVEREFEFKRGAIFANIVIADEINRSSPKTQSALLEAMEEQQVTVDGRTHELPAPFLVVATQNPLEMEGTYALPEAQRDRFMMRLSMGYPDAAAEALMLRQRETSNPLDQITPVVSGAQVTALIAWARAVHVAPAIEEYAVALAHATRTHADLRLGASPRATLQLIRAAKVWAALDGRGYVIPDDITALLSPVFAHRLIPTRTAGGARARSGADAVAGILQRIAGGVRVPIASRP from the coding sequence ATGACGGACACCGCGATGACCGATGCCGTGCCGGGCGCGCCCGACACCGATGCCGCGCCGCTGAGCGGGGAGGATTTCACCCGGCTCACCGACGGGATCCTGGCCTCGGTCTCCCGCGTGATCGATGGCAAGCCGGGCGCGGTCCGCTCGGCGCTGGTGTGCCTCCTCGCCGAGGGGCATCTGCTGATCGAAGACGTCCCTGGCGTCGGGAAGACGATGCTCGCGCGAGCGCTCGCGGCCTCCGTGGATGCCACGGTGCGTCGCATCCAATTCACCCCCGACCTGCTCCCGGGCGATGTCACCGGCGTCTCGGTGTTCAACCCGGTCGAGCGGGAGTTCGAGTTCAAGCGCGGCGCGATCTTCGCCAACATCGTCATCGCCGACGAGATCAACCGCTCCTCCCCCAAGACCCAGTCGGCGCTGCTGGAGGCGATGGAGGAGCAGCAGGTCACCGTCGACGGACGCACCCATGAGCTGCCGGCGCCGTTCCTCGTGGTCGCGACGCAGAACCCGCTCGAGATGGAGGGCACGTACGCCCTCCCCGAGGCCCAGCGCGACCGTTTCATGATGCGACTGTCGATGGGATACCCGGATGCCGCGGCCGAGGCGCTCATGCTGCGCCAGCGCGAGACCTCCAACCCGCTCGACCAGATCACCCCCGTCGTCTCCGGCGCGCAGGTGACGGCGCTGATCGCGTGGGCGCGCGCCGTGCACGTCGCCCCGGCGATCGAGGAGTACGCGGTCGCTCTCGCGCACGCGACCCGCACGCATGCCGACCTGCGTTTGGGGGCGAGCCCGCGGGCGACGCTCCAGCTCATCCGGGCGGCGAAGGTGTGGGCGGCTCTCGACGGACGCGGGTACGTGATCCCGGACGACATCACCGCGCTGCTGTCCCCGGTGTTCGCGCACCGGCTGATCCCGACGCGCACCGCAGGCGGCGCACGCGCGCGCAGCGGTGCGGATGCGGTCGCCGGCATCCTGCAGCGGATCGCCGGCGGCGTGCGGGTGCCGATCGCCTCGCGTCCCTGA
- a CDS encoding alpha/beta hydrolase translates to MSEDRRDTAPPPIVLVHGLWMTPSSWDTWAERFRARGHEVLAPGWPGIDDRTPADVRRDPSALENLSITEIVDSYDRIIRALPEAPIIMGHSFGGIFTQMLLDRGLGVAGVGVEPGQPAGVLSLPFSTLRTGLPILSNPFRKGKANAISKSHFHYTFGNDLPRAASDIEWDKSAVNSVNRVFFEGVLSLPRPKSGITRIDFRKPDRAPLLLISGGIDHVAPPAIQKALLQRYAAGPSIVERIEFPGRSHRIVSQDGWEEVADYALDWAVSHARQTRSAAAG, encoded by the coding sequence ATGAGCGAAGACCGCCGCGACACCGCACCTCCGCCGATCGTCCTGGTGCATGGCCTATGGATGACGCCCTCGAGCTGGGACACGTGGGCGGAGCGCTTCCGTGCACGAGGTCACGAAGTACTCGCGCCGGGGTGGCCCGGAATCGACGACCGCACTCCCGCCGACGTCCGCCGTGATCCGAGTGCGCTGGAGAACCTCTCCATCACCGAGATCGTCGATTCCTACGACCGCATCATCCGGGCGCTGCCTGAAGCGCCGATCATCATGGGCCACTCGTTCGGCGGGATCTTCACCCAGATGCTTCTCGACCGCGGTCTGGGCGTCGCCGGGGTGGGTGTCGAGCCCGGACAGCCGGCCGGTGTCCTCTCCCTGCCGTTCTCGACGCTTCGCACGGGGCTCCCGATCCTCTCGAACCCGTTTCGGAAGGGCAAGGCGAACGCCATCAGCAAGAGCCACTTTCACTACACCTTCGGAAACGACCTCCCCCGTGCAGCATCCGACATCGAATGGGACAAGAGCGCCGTGAACTCCGTGAACCGGGTGTTCTTCGAGGGCGTGCTGTCGCTGCCGAGGCCGAAGTCCGGAATCACACGCATCGACTTCCGCAAGCCCGACCGGGCGCCGCTGCTGTTGATCTCCGGGGGGATCGATCATGTCGCACCGCCGGCGATCCAGAAGGCCCTCCTCCAGCGATACGCGGCCGGACCTTCGATCGTGGAGCGGATCGAGTTCCCGGGCCGGTCCCACCGCATCGTCAGTCAGGACGGCTGGGAGGAGGTCGCCGACTACGCGCTCGATTGGGCTGTCAGTCACGCGCGGCAAACGCGGTCCGCCGCCGCCGGGTGA
- a CDS encoding alpha/beta fold hydrolase has protein sequence MINRKGRGLLGLAAAAIVSFAVVTGIATPATAGPSATTGSGTPKPTIVLVHGAFADSSGWNLVAPALQAGGYPVIAFSNPLRGIQFDSDYLRDFLTTIEGPVVLVGHSYGGALITNAATGNPNVKSLVYIAAYALAEGESVAAANGLGGGHSEVTEHLVIRPFPGASENDADAYIDPAVFPELFAQDVPKPLAKTMAASQRPGSFASLVTPSGPPAWESIPSWYMVAKQDRIIPPEAERAMAERAGATTVEVNTSHVPMISKPLSVIALIKQAAK, from the coding sequence ATGATCAATCGAAAGGGCAGAGGCCTGCTGGGCCTCGCCGCCGCCGCTATCGTTTCGTTCGCCGTGGTCACGGGAATCGCCACCCCCGCCACTGCAGGTCCCAGCGCAACCACTGGGTCCGGCACGCCCAAGCCCACGATCGTCCTCGTGCACGGCGCGTTCGCCGACTCCAGCGGATGGAACCTCGTAGCCCCCGCCCTCCAAGCCGGCGGCTACCCGGTCATCGCCTTCTCCAACCCCTTGCGCGGCATCCAGTTCGACAGCGACTACCTGCGCGACTTCCTCACCACGATCGAAGGACCCGTCGTGCTCGTCGGACACTCCTACGGCGGTGCACTCATCACGAACGCCGCCACGGGCAACCCCAACGTGAAGTCGCTCGTCTACATCGCGGCCTACGCCCTGGCCGAAGGCGAATCCGTCGCTGCGGCGAACGGGCTCGGCGGCGGACACTCCGAGGTCACCGAGCACCTCGTCATCCGTCCGTTCCCCGGTGCATCCGAGAACGACGCCGACGCCTACATCGACCCGGCAGTGTTCCCGGAGCTGTTCGCTCAGGACGTCCCCAAGCCGTTGGCGAAGACGATGGCCGCCTCGCAGCGCCCCGGTTCCTTCGCCTCGCTCGTCACGCCCTCGGGGCCGCCGGCGTGGGAGAGCATTCCGAGCTGGTACATGGTCGCCAAGCAGGACCGCATCATCCCGCCAGAGGCCGAACGCGCGATGGCAGAACGCGCAGGCGCGACCACGGTCGAGGTGAACACCTCGCACGTGCCGATGATCAGCAAGCCCCTCTCGGTGATCGCCCTGATCAAGCAGGCCGCCAAGTAG
- a CDS encoding DUF58 domain-containing protein, whose translation MRRLWPFTPRGTGALVLAVGCFIGAGELGLVELVYFGILLLAVVATSFATLYFAQRTESVERSLSPDTVSVGRESRVIVQVGARSALPTASGTWRDALPHGLDGVARGVFPALGSGFRGADRTVELEYTVTGQRRGIHSVGPLSVSTIDPFGLVKRTTVFPQRTRVTVAPAVVELSPVSDLAGETGGMLHVTNEQLGQGSDNLTPRAYVPGDSMRRIHWRATAHRDELMVRQEEQESTPEATVVLDRGALRWSPEALHAPGVDPGFEAGVAACVSVVARLVRDGYSVEVADSDGTLMADPIEGSDIAEVEAFVTACATVTTRRDDTLARLPHVFAGTITGPVVVILGRFDAADADLLAPLAHHTTFPLLLAVSPTSDALERAAAHGWRAGRLDPDADLAIVWADTVDRGVSHVVR comes from the coding sequence ATGCGACGCCTGTGGCCGTTCACCCCCCGGGGCACCGGTGCGCTCGTGCTGGCCGTCGGCTGCTTCATCGGCGCCGGCGAGCTCGGCCTGGTCGAGCTGGTCTACTTCGGCATCCTGCTGCTGGCCGTGGTCGCCACGAGCTTCGCGACCCTCTACTTCGCCCAGCGCACCGAGAGCGTCGAGCGATCGCTCTCCCCCGACACCGTCAGCGTCGGCCGCGAATCCCGCGTGATCGTGCAGGTCGGCGCGCGCAGCGCGCTGCCGACCGCCTCGGGCACGTGGCGCGACGCGCTCCCGCACGGGCTGGACGGGGTCGCCCGCGGCGTCTTCCCGGCGCTCGGCTCCGGGTTCCGGGGTGCCGATCGCACGGTCGAACTCGAATACACCGTGACGGGGCAGCGCCGCGGCATCCACTCGGTCGGTCCGCTCTCGGTCTCGACGATCGATCCGTTCGGACTGGTCAAGCGCACGACCGTCTTCCCGCAGCGCACGCGGGTGACCGTCGCCCCCGCGGTGGTCGAGCTGTCGCCGGTGTCCGACCTCGCCGGGGAGACCGGCGGCATGCTGCACGTGACCAACGAGCAACTCGGCCAGGGCAGCGACAACCTCACCCCGCGCGCCTACGTGCCCGGAGACTCGATGCGGCGCATCCACTGGCGGGCGACCGCGCACCGCGACGAGCTGATGGTGCGCCAGGAGGAGCAGGAGTCGACTCCCGAGGCGACGGTCGTGCTCGACCGGGGCGCCCTGCGCTGGTCTCCCGAGGCGCTGCACGCCCCGGGCGTCGACCCGGGTTTCGAGGCCGGCGTGGCGGCGTGCGTGTCGGTGGTGGCCCGCCTCGTGCGCGACGGCTACTCGGTCGAGGTGGCCGACAGCGACGGCACCCTCATGGCCGATCCGATCGAGGGCAGCGACATCGCCGAGGTCGAGGCGTTCGTCACCGCGTGCGCGACCGTGACGACCCGCCGCGACGACACGCTCGCGCGGCTGCCGCACGTGTTCGCGGGCACCATCACCGGTCCCGTCGTCGTGATCCTCGGCCGCTTCGACGCCGCCGACGCCGATCTGCTCGCTCCGCTCGCCCATCACACGACCTTTCCGCTGCTGCTGGCGGTCTCCCCCACCAGCGATGCGCTCGAGCGCGCCGCGGCGCACGGATGGCGCGCGGGGAGGCTGGATCCGGATGCCGACCTCGCGATCGTGTGGGCCGACACGGTGGATCGGGGGGTGAGCCATGTCGTCCGCTGA
- a CDS encoding dicarboxylate/amino acid:cation symporter codes for MSSTALPQRAGTKKPRRWYTSFGFQITAALVVGVLLGLFARSLGANEDGTPNGLAATLDTIGSSYVTLLKVAVVPLIFTAIVASIAQLSRVTNAARLAGQTLLWFGITALIAVTIGIVLGVVIQPGARVDQAALTPGDPYTVGTWWNFLIGLVPQNFLGLTVSTSINPETGAAASTVGFNVLQVIVIAVAVGIATLKLGRRAEPFVSFTESSLKVIQRVLWWIIRIAPIGTLGLIGAAVVKYGWEKLTTLAWFAIAVYIGLALVLFVVYPILVRAHGLSIRQYFTGVWPAVQLAFVSRSSIGTLPLTERVTERNLGVPREYASFAVPLGATTKMDGCAAIYPAIAAIFVAQFFGIDLDIWQYLLIALVSVVGSAATAGTTGATVMLTLTLSTLGLPLAGVGLLLAIDPILDMGRTAVNVAGQALVPTIVAKREGILDETLYNAERGDVPFADDSDDSDDSDDSDAVVDAAPADEAAPADEAAVAEDAPALASTGSRD; via the coding sequence ATGAGCTCCACCGCACTCCCGCAGCGTGCCGGCACCAAGAAGCCGCGCCGCTGGTACACCTCGTTCGGCTTCCAGATCACCGCGGCTCTCGTCGTCGGGGTCCTTCTCGGCCTCTTCGCCCGCAGCCTTGGGGCCAACGAAGACGGCACCCCCAACGGCCTCGCCGCGACGCTCGACACGATCGGCAGCTCCTACGTCACCCTGCTGAAGGTCGCGGTCGTCCCGCTCATCTTCACCGCGATCGTCGCGAGCATCGCGCAGCTGAGCCGGGTCACCAACGCCGCGCGCCTCGCGGGCCAGACGCTGCTCTGGTTCGGCATCACCGCCCTCATCGCGGTGACGATCGGCATCGTGCTCGGCGTCGTGATCCAGCCTGGCGCGCGCGTGGATCAGGCCGCCCTCACCCCGGGCGACCCGTACACGGTCGGCACGTGGTGGAACTTCCTCATCGGCCTCGTGCCGCAGAACTTCCTCGGCCTGACGGTGTCGACCTCGATCAACCCGGAGACCGGGGCCGCGGCATCCACCGTCGGCTTCAACGTGCTGCAGGTCATCGTCATCGCGGTGGCGGTGGGCATCGCGACCCTCAAGCTCGGCCGTCGCGCCGAGCCGTTCGTGAGCTTCACCGAATCGTCCCTGAAGGTGATCCAGCGCGTGCTGTGGTGGATCATCCGCATCGCGCCCATCGGCACGCTCGGCCTCATCGGCGCCGCCGTCGTCAAGTACGGCTGGGAGAAGCTCACCACCCTCGCGTGGTTTGCGATCGCCGTCTACATCGGCCTCGCGCTCGTGCTGTTCGTCGTGTACCCGATCCTCGTGCGCGCGCACGGCCTGTCGATCCGCCAGTACTTCACGGGCGTGTGGCCGGCGGTGCAGCTCGCGTTCGTGAGCCGTTCGTCGATCGGCACGCTGCCCCTCACCGAGCGCGTCACCGAGCGCAACCTCGGCGTGCCGCGCGAGTACGCGTCGTTCGCCGTGCCGCTGGGCGCCACCACCAAGATGGACGGCTGCGCCGCCATCTACCCGGCGATCGCCGCGATCTTCGTCGCCCAGTTCTTCGGCATCGACCTCGACATCTGGCAGTACCTGCTCATCGCGCTCGTCTCGGTCGTCGGCTCCGCCGCCACCGCGGGAACCACCGGTGCGACCGTCATGCTCACGCTCACGCTGTCGACCCTGGGCCTGCCGCTCGCGGGCGTCGGCCTGCTCCTGGCGATCGACCCGATCCTCGACATGGGCCGCACCGCGGTCAACGTCGCAGGTCAGGCGCTCGTGCCGACGATCGTCGCCAAGCGCGAGGGCATCCTCGACGAGACGCTGTACAACGCCGAGCGCGGCGACGTGCCCTTCGCCGATGACAGCGACGACAGCGATGACAGCGACGACAGCGACGCGGTCGTCGACGCTGCTCCCGCCGACGAGGCTGCTCCCGCCGACGAGGCCGCGGTGGCGGAGGACGCGCCGGCGCTGGCATCCACCGGCTCGCGCGACTGA